One Zeugodacus cucurbitae isolate PBARC_wt_2022May chromosome 3, idZeuCucr1.2, whole genome shotgun sequence genomic region harbors:
- the LOC105215332 gene encoding uncharacterized protein LOC105215332: protein MQKDLKIVLGGICLILAVHFSKAEPKQLECWHCSSETVGAEDFCGVSFDEDSIPDPEVRKEHNINVLRNCSSTTNSEHERAVCRKTVEEINGKTVTKRFCYYTNKSDSMDRCMEEPTEKNVVRTFCQDCQTDHCNGVGKQLATWLSQLLPLFLANYMRF from the exons atgcaaaaggACTTGAAAATTGTATTGGGCGGAATTTGCCTTATCTTGGCGGTGCATTTTAGTAAAG CGGAGCCAAAGCAGTTGGAATGTTGGCACTGCAGCTCGGAAACAGTTGGCGCGGAGGATTTCTGTGGAGTAAGCTTCGATGAGGATAGTATACCCGATCCCGAAGTGAGGAAGGAACACAACATTAATGTTTTGCGCAATTGCAGCAGTACCACAAATTCCGAACATGAGCGCGCCGTTTGTCGCAAAACAGTTGAAGAGA TCAATGGCAAAACGGTTACAAAACGTTTCTGCTACTACACCAACAAATCCGATTCTATGGATCGCTGTATGGAAGAGCCCACCGAAAAGAATGTCGTGCGGACCTTCTGCCAGGATTGTCAAACCGATCACTGCAACGGCGTTGGCAAACAATTGGCCACATGGCTCAGTCAACTGCTGCCACTGTTTTTAGCCAACTATATGCGCTTTTAA